The proteins below come from a single Molothrus ater isolate BHLD 08-10-18 breed brown headed cowbird chromosome 3, BPBGC_Mater_1.1, whole genome shotgun sequence genomic window:
- the EPCAM gene encoding epithelial cell adhesion molecule → MKPLCGAALLLLLCLASTVRSSCVCEKNKRVTDCRVDSSGRCLCQAIGSGATVDCSTLTSKCLLMKAEVMGSKSGRREKPKDAFEDTDGLYDPECENTGAFKAKQCNGTTCWCVNTAGVRRTDKHDADLKCSELVRTMWIIIEMKHAERNAPLNAESLKKFFMDTITNRYQLNSRYITNVLYENPYITIDLKQNTSQKSDGDVDIADVAYYFEKDVKGQSIFHNNAGINVSIDNEPVKLEKTVVYYVDEIAPEFSMKSLTPGVIAVIVVVLVAIVAAIVVLVLTRRRKGKYVKAEVKEMNEMHRGLNA, encoded by the exons ATGAAGCCGCTCTGCGGggccgcgctgctgctgctgctctgccttgccTCCACCGTCCGGAGCT CGTGCGTGTGCGAGAAGAACAAGCGCGTCACCGACTGCAGGGTGGACAGCAGCGGCCGATGTCTCTGCCAAGCCATCGGCTCCGGAGCCACCGTGGACTGCTCCACCC TGACTTCAAAATGCCTGCTGATGAAAGCAGAAGTGATGGGCTCCAAGTCGGGTCGTCGTGAGAAACCAAAAGATGCGTTTGAAGATACCGATGGTCTCTATGATCCCGAGTGTGAAAACACGGGCGCTTTCAAGGCGAAGCAGTGCAATGGAACCACCTGTTGGTGTGTGAATACAGCTGGAGTTAGGAGAACTGACAAACACGATGCAGACTTGAAGTGCAGTGAATTAGTCAGAACGAT GTGGATCATCATTGAAATGAAACATGCTGAGAGAAATGCTCCTCTGAATGCTGAATCTTTAAAGAA GTTTTTCATGGACACCATTACCAATCGTTACCAGCTGAACAGCCGCTACATAACCAATGTTCTG tatgaAAACCCTTACATTACTATTGATTTGAAgcaaaacacctcacaaaaatCAGATGGAGATGTGGATATAGCTGATGTGGCCTACTACTTTGAGAAAGAT GTGAAAGGTCAGTCCATCTTTCATAATAATGCTGGGATAAATGTCAGCATTGACAACGAGCCGGTGAAGCTTGAGAAGACGGTGGTCTACTATGTTGATGAAATAGCACCGGAGTTCTCCATGAAGTCCCTGACTCCCGGCGTCATTGCTGTCATTGTAGTGGTACTGGTAGCAATAGTGGCTGCAATTGTTGTCCTG GTCCTgacaaggaggaggaaagggaagtaCGTGAAAGCTGAG GTGAAGGAAATGAACGAAATGCATAGAGGGCTGAATGCTTAA